A genomic stretch from Dehalococcoidia bacterium includes:
- a CDS encoding P-II family nitrogen regulator, with the protein MKKVEAIIRPEKLGDVKDALDRLGIMGLNFVEVRGRGRQRGQTYWRGAASYLADTLPKLKLEVVVRDEDVERVVDAIIKAAWTGDVGDGKIFVLPVEEVIRVRTGERGEDAI; encoded by the coding sequence ATGAAGAAGGTCGAGGCCATCATCCGGCCAGAGAAGCTGGGCGACGTCAAGGACGCCCTGGACCGCCTGGGCATCATGGGCCTCAACTTCGTAGAGGTCAGGGGACGGGGCCGCCAGCGCGGCCAGACTTACTGGCGCGGCGCCGCCTCCTATCTGGCCGACACCCTCCCCAAGCTCAAGCTGGAGGTGGTGGTCAGGGACGAAGACGTGGAGCGGGTGGTGGACGCCATCATCAAGGCCGCCTGGACCGGCGACGTCGGCGACGGCAAGATCTTCGTCCTGCCGGTGGAGGAGGTCATCCGCGTGCGCACGGGGGAGAGGGGAGAAGATGCCATTTGA
- a CDS encoding SAF domain-containing protein has product MTSVARREARTGRLDLRLVLGLGIALAAFLIGIQVYSAGQPKSVDVLVAARDLPQGAVLGDGDLRVESVPVNDRLRQYLVAASARADVVGKATARPLRAGEPITMSSLTQGLPLEADEVALALPVLDRIYVPYQVEKGQRGLLYAIGAGQGGAQQAVLVSERVRVLEVVRSRQQAGTGGEVQGAPTSVTLAVPREEAELVSRAIAQNIVALAVLPAGVQAPAVPRAGQGTTLPAPGGAGAGTPAATATPAAR; this is encoded by the coding sequence ATGACAAGCGTGGCCAGGCGGGAGGCGAGGACAGGCCGTCTCGACCTGCGCCTCGTCCTGGGCCTCGGCATCGCCCTCGCAGCCTTCCTCATCGGCATCCAGGTCTACTCCGCGGGTCAGCCCAAGAGCGTGGACGTGCTCGTGGCCGCCCGTGACCTGCCCCAGGGCGCCGTCCTGGGCGACGGTGACCTGAGGGTTGAGAGCGTGCCGGTGAACGACCGGCTGCGGCAGTACCTGGTGGCGGCGTCGGCCAGGGCTGATGTGGTAGGGAAGGCGACGGCGAGGCCTTTGCGGGCCGGGGAGCCCATCACCATGTCGTCCCTCACCCAGGGGCTGCCCCTTGAGGCTGACGAGGTGGCGCTGGCGCTGCCGGTCCTGGACCGCATCTACGTCCCCTACCAGGTGGAGAAGGGGCAGCGGGGCCTGCTCTACGCCATCGGCGCGGGGCAGGGCGGTGCCCAGCAGGCGGTGCTGGTGAGCGAGCGGGTGCGGGTGCTGGAGGTGGTGCGCTCCCGCCAGCAGGCCGGGACCGGGGGCGAGGTGCAGGGCGCTCCCACCAGCGTGACGCTGGCGGTGCCGCGCGAGGAGGCGGAGCTGGTGTCCCGGGCCATCGCCCAGAACATCGTCGCCCTGGCGGTCCTGCCGGCGGGGGTACAGGCGCCGGCCGTGCCCAGGGCGGGGCAGGGGACGACCCTGCCGGCGCCGGGAGGGGCGGGCGCCGGCACGCCGGCCGCGACCGCCACGCCGGCGGCACGGTAG
- a CDS encoding ATPase, T2SS/T4P/T4SS family yields MTLRMGPDDGILPSLEEQVREVIRRAPPDEVLAPDGAERLRRRVMGFVEEYNRRRQLMGYPPLAGAERLAEELLRQVLGAGPLQPLLDDPDVEEIMVNAPDNVMVVREGEIEVAPTVFRDDEEVLELAQRLVGLRGERLDYSQPVVDVMLPDRARLHAVIPPISEHVVLTIRKYTVRAEELSQLVELGTCTEEVARFLEALVLARKTILVVGGTSSGKTTMVNCLGNCIPPKERVVSIEDRVRELRFGSLANWVPLVTRGPNAEGVGEITMQQLVKESLRMRPDRIVIGETRGSEALDFLRAVTSDHPGSLSTIHAMGGRHAMERVRIYAQMDPRLAPPPHVVDELVAEGIQFVVHMGRVPRSRLRRVLSVWEATGMEREGPRSTFVGNDIFRRGEDGRLHFTGVRPRCAREVEHLGPFPWSARSFYVGE; encoded by the coding sequence ATGACCCTGCGCATGGGGCCGGACGACGGCATCCTCCCCTCCCTGGAGGAGCAGGTGAGGGAGGTGATCCGGCGGGCGCCGCCGGATGAGGTGCTGGCGCCCGACGGCGCCGAGCGGCTGCGGCGGCGGGTGATGGGGTTCGTGGAGGAGTACAACCGGCGCCGCCAGCTGATGGGGTATCCGCCCTTGGCCGGGGCGGAGCGGCTGGCCGAGGAGCTGCTGCGGCAGGTCCTGGGTGCCGGCCCCTTGCAGCCGCTGCTGGACGACCCCGACGTGGAGGAGATCATGGTCAACGCCCCCGACAACGTGATGGTGGTGCGGGAGGGGGAGATCGAGGTGGCGCCGACGGTCTTTCGCGACGACGAGGAGGTGCTGGAGCTGGCGCAGCGGCTGGTGGGGCTGCGCGGGGAGAGGCTGGACTATTCGCAGCCGGTGGTGGACGTGATGCTGCCCGACCGGGCGCGGCTGCACGCCGTCATTCCGCCCATAAGCGAGCATGTGGTGCTGACCATCCGCAAGTATACGGTGCGGGCGGAGGAGCTGTCGCAGCTGGTGGAGCTGGGCACATGCACCGAGGAGGTGGCCCGCTTCTTGGAGGCGCTGGTGCTGGCCCGCAAGACGATCCTCGTGGTGGGCGGGACGTCATCGGGCAAGACGACCATGGTGAACTGCCTGGGCAACTGCATCCCGCCCAAGGAGCGGGTGGTAAGCATCGAGGACCGGGTGCGGGAGCTGCGCTTCGGCAGCCTGGCCAACTGGGTGCCCCTCGTGACGCGTGGCCCCAACGCCGAGGGCGTGGGGGAGATCACCATGCAGCAGCTGGTGAAGGAGTCGCTGCGCATGCGGCCCGACCGCATCGTCATCGGCGAGACGCGAGGTTCCGAGGCGCTGGACTTCCTGCGGGCGGTGACGAGCGACCACCCCGGGAGCCTCTCCACCATCCACGCCATGGGCGGTAGGCATGCCATGGAGCGGGTACGGATCTATGCCCAGATGGACCCGCGCCTGGCGCCGCCGCCCCACGTGGTGGACGAGCTGGTGGCGGAAGGGATCCAGTTCGTGGTCCACATGGGGCGGGTGCCGCGCTCGAGGCTGCGGCGGGTGCTGTCCGTCTGGGAGGCGACGGGCATGGAGCGGGAGGGGCCGCGCAGCACCTTCGTGGGCAACGACATCTTCCGGCGCGGCGAGGACGGGCGGCTCCACTTCACGGGGGTGAGGCCCCGCTGCGCGCGGGAGGTGGAGCACCTGGGGCCCTTCCCGTGGAGCGCCAGGTCATTCTACGTGGGCGAGTAG
- a CDS encoding ParA family protein → MREEVYGAVAGTEPPEGRAWRVQPRVIVGVDRQRASGLRQALMAAGLEVAPGLTMEDVLRYAAEGRGDLALVSGSFRGVTSERLDELRALGLPVVVMARDDDSARYMGRGYVVLPDRLPPEQVTEAVLAVLEGRMAPSPAGTAPPTPAVPEEEGEEGKGRLVTVCGLKGGSGKTTLVLSLAYAIGRAGRRACALSLDPVASDFQAYLGLDVGDGIAVAVGSSEMEQAVARELRAVAKGCDVLCGPFRPIGMRAVTGELARRVVAFLRRRYDVVLVDAGNYPTEHPAAGWAMEAADQLLVVITPEFVSIYRAHVSMERLQELRRGRWTGIVMCRYRRGRHHWTEHEVRDELGLPIVGVVPDDEKGAARALDRQAPLVAVGGRAAAAIERLARQLLAVEVAAR, encoded by the coding sequence ATGAGGGAAGAGGTGTACGGCGCCGTGGCGGGCACCGAGCCCCCCGAGGGGAGGGCGTGGCGCGTCCAGCCTCGGGTCATCGTGGGCGTGGACAGGCAGCGGGCGTCCGGCCTGAGACAGGCCCTCATGGCGGCAGGCCTGGAGGTGGCGCCCGGCCTGACCATGGAGGACGTGCTGCGCTATGCGGCGGAAGGGAGGGGCGACCTGGCGCTCGTGTCCGGCAGCTTCCGGGGGGTGACGTCCGAGCGGCTGGACGAGCTGCGCGCCCTGGGCCTGCCGGTGGTGGTCATGGCCAGGGACGACGACTCGGCGCGCTACATGGGCCGGGGCTACGTCGTCCTGCCCGACCGCTTGCCCCCCGAGCAAGTGACGGAGGCGGTGCTGGCCGTCCTGGAGGGCCGTATGGCGCCCTCGCCGGCCGGGACGGCACCCCCCACGCCGGCGGTCCCGGAGGAGGAAGGGGAGGAGGGCAAGGGGAGGCTGGTGACGGTCTGCGGCCTCAAGGGCGGGTCGGGCAAGACGACCCTTGTCCTCTCGCTGGCCTACGCCATTGGCCGGGCCGGGCGACGGGCATGCGCCCTCTCCCTGGACCCGGTGGCGAGCGACTTCCAGGCCTACCTCGGCCTCGATGTGGGCGACGGCATCGCGGTGGCAGTAGGCAGCTCGGAGATGGAGCAGGCGGTGGCGAGGGAGCTGAGGGCCGTCGCCAAGGGGTGCGACGTCCTGTGTGGCCCCTTCCGGCCCATTGGGATGCGGGCCGTCACGGGGGAGCTGGCGAGGCGGGTAGTGGCGTTCCTGCGGCGCCGCTACGACGTCGTGCTGGTGGACGCCGGCAACTACCCCACCGAGCACCCTGCGGCCGGCTGGGCCATGGAGGCGGCAGACCAGCTGCTGGTGGTCATCACGCCCGAGTTCGTGAGCATCTACCGGGCGCATGTGAGCATGGAACGGCTGCAGGAGCTGCGCCGTGGCCGCTGGACGGGCATCGTCATGTGCCGCTACCGGCGCGGCCGGCACCACTGGACGGAGCACGAGGTGCGGGACGAGCTGGGGCTGCCCATCGTGGGCGTGGTGCCCGATGACGAGAAGGGGGCGGCGCGGGCGCTGGACCGGCAGGCGCCCCTTGTGGCCGTGGGCGGCAGGGCGGCAGCGGCCATAGAGAGGCTGGCGCGGCAGCTGCTGGCGGTGGAGGTGGCGGCGCGATGA